In one window of Vanessa atalanta chromosome 10, ilVanAtal1.2, whole genome shotgun sequence DNA:
- the LOC125066748 gene encoding DNA fragmentation factor subunit alpha-like, whose protein sequence is MEDDINKPYKICDMNREKKKGIVASSLEDLVAKVPDKLGLPAENLTVVLECDGTEVDDEEYFSTLDPDTSLMILHGNEKWAPNMPKCQVSLDQTDDVTLGDKAQVANLVGRLQHNLCHISLLGGQDLELLSDMDPDSLADIVTDRDNRIILEHIKEASGRILLEKRQAQDAMELLKLYHQSVSNGTEDVSPQSQERV, encoded by the exons ATGGAAGACGACATTAATAAGCCTTATAAAATATGTGACATGAATCGCGAAAAGAAAAAAGGCATTGTGGCGTCATCATTAGAAGATTTGGTAGCAAAAGTACCCGACAAATTAGGTTTACCGGCTGAAAACCTTACTGTCGTTCTTGAGTGTGATGGTACTGAAGTTGATGATGAGGAATACTTTTCGACATTAGATCCAGATACTTCGTTAATGATCTTACATGGAAATGAAAAATGGGCACCAAATATGCCCAAATGCCAAGTATCTCTTGATCAGACCGATGATGTCACTCTAGGGGACAAAGCACAGGTCGCTAATTTAGTCGGCCGCTTACAGCACAACTTGTGTCACATTTCACTGCTTGGAGGCCAAGACCTTGAGCTTTTGTCAGATATGGACCCCGACAGTCTAGCTGACATTGTGACTGACAGGGACAACAGGATAATACTAGAACATATAAAGGAGGCTTCTGGAAG aatattattagaaaaacgCCAAGCACAGGATGCAATGGAACTCTTGAAACTGTATCATCAAAGTGTTTCTAATGGGACGGAAGATGTTTCGCCGCAAAGCCAAGAAAGAGTGTAG
- the LOC125066849 gene encoding guanine nucleotide-binding protein subunit gamma-1 codes for MDMMVSTLQQQRAVTEQLRREASIKRIPVSVAVADIVRYINEHEQEDCLLVGFSSQKVNPFREKSSCTVL; via the coding sequence ATGGATATGATGGTATCGACCTTGCAACAACAGCGTGCTGTAACAGAACAGCTAAGAAGAGAAGCTTCTATAAAGCGTATACCAGTGTCGGTTGCTGTGGCTGATATAGTACGATATATAAATGAACATGAACAAGAGGATTGTCTCTTAGTAGGCTTTTCGAGTCAAAAGGTTAATCCTTTCCGAGAGAAAAGTTCATGCACAGTCCTATAA
- the LOC125066823 gene encoding prefoldin subunit 3, producing MEGDGAENSKSFSGIPEAVFVDNVDEFMNLPENSGGVDKVLRQLDEQHGKYKFMEYTLNTKRRRLRQQIPDLARSLDVIEKLKTQEEDLDTQFLLSDQVFLKANIMPTKTVYLWLGANVMLEYSLEDAEKLLTTNMATAKKNLSCVEHDLDFLRDQWTTTEVNMARVYNWDVKKRQAAKASS from the exons atggaAGGCGACGGAGCTGAAAATTCCAAATCTTTTTCGGGTATACCTGAAGCTGTTTTTGTa GATAATGTCGACGAATTCATGAATTTACCGGAAAATTCGGGCGGTGTTGACAAGGTTTTAAGGCAGTTAGATGAGCAGcatggaaaatataaatttatggagTACACATTAAACACAAAGAGAAGGCGCTTGCGACAACAAATACCAGACCTTGCAAGATCATTGGATGTGATTGAGAAATTAAAGACACAAGAAGAGGACCTTGATACACAGTTTCTTCTTAGTGACCAAGTGTTTTTAAAG GCAAATATTATGCCCACAAAGACTGTATACCTGTGGCTGGGAGCTAATGTGATGTTAGAATACTCTTTAGAAGATGCTGAGAAATTATTAACAACAAACATGGctacagcaaaaaaaaatctatcttgTGTTGAAcatgatttagattttttgag agaTCAATGGACAACAACAGAAGTAAACATGGCTCGAGTATATAACTGGGATGTTAAGAAACGTCAAGCAGCTAAAGCCTCTAGTTAA
- the LOC125066702 gene encoding E3 UFM1-protein ligase 1 homolog yields MAPSTDWDEIKRLAADFQKAQLSTSAQRLSERNCIEIVSKLIELKLIDVIFTTDGKEYLTPQQLIREIRDELYVRGGRVNTVDLAKELNVDLNQINVNVAEIIKGKEVQLVSGYLIAHYYLEKIAREINEKLQLQGQITVGDLTLQYDLPADLLQHGVLERYIGKIISAKQDPSDPRIFYTEEFIMRTKAKIRGALMGLLKPTPISLIISHCNIAERLFMYLFDQLNAPGVLTGRQSGAQYVPSCYTKSQNEWVINFYKQNNYLEYDALTRLGISDPKGYVRRVLSNEDMEFLSSCVIGSQIKQQLETALEECMSSKSYLDVVSLLPSVLSDEDIDNVLETLLKKNARSTILFDKTVFSNSFIENLKQACMPIAQQNAESVVKSGKYQQFYLEKQLLRSDSQQHGHVDHKAERREERRKKASSGKGGGGTQGRETKTKAVKKHQRSKQTAHDSDSDDASNATKKTQSNLEIVSVEDIENCIKQQLENEGLDDLLTQIAEYLQGHLNQTALTIAKELAEKLLQDANQNRKQTHSSAQDRINVLVNDIKLYEKGIKLFPNDQQPQFIKYLLKSFGGDILSEFCKYAANQCNLSVQVDILSVEQRNKIINDLSEEYMKPLRALNVTLSDQTMEPFYQAVDVCLSECGMILKKIDKKKDKLLVQNHREKLIYELESCEEPALVLHLVVLALFTILNQNMLHASGRQVPIIITYLKTHLKEEHFEKLQKYHELVTKYLTAQDDEKGNIEEKLKEDMSFLKNLVIEVKKY; encoded by the exons ATGGCACCTTCGACAGATTGGGATGAAATAAAGCGTTTAGCTGCTGATTTTCAAAAAGCTCAGTTAAGTACTTCAGCTCAACG ATTATCGGAGAGAAACTGTATTGAAATCGTATCAAAGTTAATAGAACTCAAATTGATTGATGTCATTTTCACAACAGATGGCAAAGAATATTTAACACCACAACAACTTATCAGAGAAATTAGAGATGAATTATATGTGCGTGGTGGCCGCGTTAACACTGTCGACTTGGCTAAGGAGTTAAATGTAGATCtcaatcaaataaatgttaatgtgGCTGAAATTATAAAAGGGAAAGAAGTCCAATTGGTTTCAGGATACTTAATAGcacattattatttagaaaagatTGCAAGGGAGATAAATGAAAAGTTGCAACTGCAGGGTCAAATAACTGTAGGAGATTTAACATTGCAATATGACTTACCAGCGGATCTATTACAGCATGGTGTATTGGAAAGATATATTGGTAAAATTATTAGTGCAAAGCAAGATCCATCTGATCCAAGAATTTTTTACACTGAAGAGTTTATAATGAGAACAAAAGCAAAAATCCGTGGAGCTTTGATGGGCTTACTTAAGCCTACACCTATTAGTTTAATCATCAGCCATTGTAACATAGCAGAGCGATTGTTTATGTATCTCTTTGATCAGTTAAATGCCCCTGGAGTCCTGACTGGACGACAATCTGGGGCACAGTATGTACCATCGTGCTATACGAAATCTCAAAATGAGTGGGTAATCAATTTCTATAAACAGAATAATTACTTAGAATATGATGCATTAACTCGCTTAGGTATATCAGATCCTAAGGGTTATGTAAGAAGAGTCTTGTCTAATGAAGATATGGAGTTCTTAAGTAGTTGTGTAATCGGTTCACAAATAAAGCAACAACTAGAGACAGCTTTAGAAGAATGCATGTCTTCAAAGAGCTACTTAGATGTAGTGTCACTGCTGCCATCAGTGCTCTCAGATGAAGATATAGACAATGTGCTAGAAACACTGCTTAAGAAAAACGCGAGATCAACcattttgtttgataaaacaG tgttCAGCAATAGTTTCATTGAAAATCTGAAACAAGCTTGTATGCCAATTGCCCAGCAAAATGCTGAGTCTGTTGTAAAATCAGGCAAGTATCAGCAATTCTATCTTGAAAAACAACTTCTCAGATCTGATAGCCAACAACATGGTCATGTGGACCATAAAGCTGAAAGGCGTGAGGAACGCAGGAAGAAGGCTAGTTCTGGAAAAGGTGGTGGGGGTACACAGGGACGGGAAACTAAAACGAAAGCAGTGAAGAAACATCAGAGATCTAAACAAACTGCTCATGACTCAGATTCTGATGATGCATCAAATGCTACAAAAAAAACTCAAAGTAATTTAGAAATTGTCAGTGTTGAAGACATTGAGAATTGTATAAAACAGCAATTAGAAAATGAAGGCCTCGACgatttattaacacaaatagcTGAATATCTTCAGGG ACATCTCAATCAAACTGCTCTGACGATAGCAAAGGAACTTGCTGAAAAATTACTTCAAGATGCTaatcaaaatagaaaacaaactcATTCTTCTGCCCAAGATCGTATAAATGTTCTTGTAAATGATATCAAACTGTATGAGAAAGGCATAAAACTATTTCCAAATGATCAACAgccacaatttattaaatatttactaaaatcatTTGGGGGTGATATTTTATCAGAATTTTGCAAGTATGCAGCTAACCAGTGTAATCTTTCTGTACAAGTTGATATTTTGTCAGTGGAAcaaaggaataaaataataaatgatttatctgAAGAGTACATGAAACCACTAAGAGCTCTAAATGTAACTTTATCAGATCAAACTATGGAGCCATTTTATCAAGCAGTGGATGTTTGTTTATCAGAATGTGGcatgattttgaaaaaaattgataaaaagaaggataa aCTTTTGGTTCAAAACCACAGAGAGAAACTTATTTATGAGTTAGAGAGTTGTGAGGAACCAGctttagttttacatttagTTGTACTTGCCCTGTTTACAATACTCAATCAAAATATGTTACATGCTTCTGGAAGGCAGGttccaattataataacatatttaaagacTCACCTAAAAGAAGAACATTTTGAAAAACTCCAAAAGTACCATG aattggtgACTAAGTATTTGACAGCTCAGGATGATGAAAAGGGAAATattgaagaaaaattaaaagaagataTGtctttcctaaaaaatcttgttATTGAAGTTAAGAAGTACtaa
- the LOC125066907 gene encoding monocarboxylate transporter 10 encodes MESLPMENRNLLLKNNEVIPKPERNGQVLNGETSRDPPDGGIRAYMIIVGSFLTNGLVFGVINSYSVIYTVLQKKLEDENIPNSESRAALVGALTMGTTFLLSPLSGVLTGLLGLRCTAVLGGSIAVLGLLLSSFLVDYVDVLCFTYGVMYGLGASLAYTPSLAILGHYFKRHLGLVNGIVTIGSSIFTVIMPPLMEFMIKNYGLHGLFRLLAVITVGVALCGLLFKPISVVVIEKPPREDGFKALVKTIINVQIWKNKKYRLWALSMPVALFGYFVPYVHIKKFIEINFTNVQDNLPLQCIAVTSGMGRLVFGFLADKKWVNRIMLQQISFYVIGGLTIILPFVKTFPLLVVVSLGMGIFDGAFIALIGPIAIQFCGSAYAAQSIGCMLGLAALPLSMGPPIAGLIFSIYQSYTLPFILAGISPLVGATIMFAIHFQK; translated from the exons atggaatcgtTACCTATGgaaaatagaaatttattacTGAAAAATAACGAGGTCATTCCGAAACCTGAAAGAAATGGCCAGGTCTTGAATGGAGAAACATCAAGAGACCCACCTGATGGGGGTATAAGAGCTTATATGATAATTGTTGGCTCATTTTTAACAAATGGGCTGGTATTTGGTGTTATTAATTCATACAGTGTTATTTATACTGTCCTTCAAAAGAAACTTGAGGATGAAAACATACCTAACTCCGAAAGTAGAGCTG CTTTAGTTGGCGCATTGACAATGGGAACGACTTTTCTGCTATCTCCGCTCTCAGGCGTGTTGACTGGACTCCTAGGACTACGATGTACTGCTGTATTAGGAGGCAGCATTGCGGTTCTTGGCTTACTCCTATCTTCATTCTTAGTAGATTACGTAGACGTGTTATGCTTCACTTACGGTGTTATGTACGGATTGGGAGCATCACTCGCATATACACCTTCATTGGCTATTCTTGGCCATTATTTCAAACGGCATTTAGGTTTGGTTAATGGTATTGTTACAATAGGTAGTTCGATTTTTACAGTTATAATGCCACCTCTAATGGAATTCATGATTAAAAATTACGGTTTACATGGTTTGTTTAGATTATTAGCGGTTATAACAGTCGGTGTTGCACTTTGTGGACTATTATTCAAACCAATATCTGTGGTAGTTATAGAGAAACCTCCAAGAGAAGATGGTTTTAAGGCACttgtaaaaactattattaatgtacaaatTTGGAAGAATAAAAAGTATAGATTATGGGCTTTGTCTATGCCTGTAGCTTTATTTGGATATTTTGTTCCATATGTGCACATAAAGAAGTTTATTgagattaattttacaaatgttcAAGACAACTTGCCCCTGCAATGTATAGCTGTTACTTCTGGAATGGGAAGATTGGTCTTCGGCTTTTTAGCTGATAAGAAGTGGGTTAATAGAATAATGCTACAACAAATATCTTTTTACGTAATTGGAGGCCTTACAATTATATTACCGTTCGTGAAAACATTTCCTCTATTAGTAGTTGTATCATTGGGCATGGGAATTTTCGACGGTGCATTTATAGCGTTAATTGGTCCAATTGCTATACAATTTTGTGGCAGTGCGTATGCCGCACAAAGCATAGGCTGTATGCTAGGATTAGCTGCGTTACCTTTGTCGATGGGTCCACCTATTGCAGGgcttatatttagtatttatcaaTCGTACACGTTGCCATTCATTTTAGCTGGAATTTCGCCACTTGTCGGTGCTACTATAATGTTCGCCATACATTTTCAAAAgtga